One window from the genome of Cryptomeria japonica chromosome 6, Sugi_1.0, whole genome shotgun sequence encodes:
- the LOC131064232 gene encoding uncharacterized protein LOC131064232 isoform X2: MQPAQGGTQLAHDEGRGVHPGTGEHVDCGEKVEHGPGRQYQEHDGAPPEHVDRGEQVEHDQGRQHQKCDGAPPEDLEGVQDVEDAARQNNQEDDVALSNPPLHTRPQREYKTRHTLTRS, from the exons atgcaacctgcacaGGGTGGAACACAacttgcacatgatgaaggtcgtggtgtgcatcccggtactggag aGCATGTAGACTGTGGTGAGAAAGTTGAGCATGGTCCAGGTAGACAATATCAGGAACATGATGGGGCCCCACCAG agcatgtagaccgtggtgagcaagttgagcatgatcaaggtagacaacatcagaaatgtgatggggccccaccag aggatttagagggtgttcaggatgttgaggatgCGGCTAGACAAAAtaatcaggaagatgatgtggccttATCAA aCCCCCCTTTGCATACGCGTCCTCAACGTGAGTacaagactaggcatacattaactagatcatga
- the LOC131064232 gene encoding uncharacterized protein LOC131064232 isoform X3: MQPAQGGTQLAHDEGRGVHPGTGDCGEKVEHGPGRQYQEHDGAPPEHVDRGEQVEHDQGRQHQKCDGAPPEDLEGVQDVEDAARQNNQEDDVALSTDPPLHTRPQREYKTRHTLTRS, translated from the exons atgcaacctgcacaGGGTGGAACACAacttgcacatgatgaaggtcgtggtgtgcatcccggtactggag ACTGTGGTGAGAAAGTTGAGCATGGTCCAGGTAGACAATATCAGGAACATGATGGGGCCCCACCAG agcatgtagaccgtggtgagcaagttgagcatgatcaaggtagacaacatcagaaatgtgatggggccccaccag aggatttagagggtgttcaggatgttgaggatgCGGCTAGACAAAAtaatcaggaagatgatgtggccttATCAA cagaCCCCCCTTTGCATACGCGTCCTCAACGTGAGTacaagactaggcatacattaactagatcatga
- the LOC131064232 gene encoding uncharacterized protein LOC131064232 isoform X1, with amino-acid sequence MQPAQGGTQLAHDEGRGVHPGTGEHVDCGEKVEHGPGRQYQEHDGAPPEHVDRGEQVEHDQGRQHQKCDGAPPEDLEGVQDVEDAARQNNQEDDVALSTDPPLHTRPQREYKTRHTLTRS; translated from the exons atgcaacctgcacaGGGTGGAACACAacttgcacatgatgaaggtcgtggtgtgcatcccggtactggag aGCATGTAGACTGTGGTGAGAAAGTTGAGCATGGTCCAGGTAGACAATATCAGGAACATGATGGGGCCCCACCAG agcatgtagaccgtggtgagcaagttgagcatgatcaaggtagacaacatcagaaatgtgatggggccccaccag aggatttagagggtgttcaggatgttgaggatgCGGCTAGACAAAAtaatcaggaagatgatgtggccttATCAA cagaCCCCCCTTTGCATACGCGTCCTCAACGTGAGTacaagactaggcatacattaactagatcatga